The Allochromatium vinosum DSM 180 DNA window CGACGCCGAGGATGAGCCGATCGAACCCGCCCCGCTGCCCGAGACGCCGGGCCGGCACGACCAGGTGATGATCTATCTGTCCGAACACCAGGGAAAAGCGCAGTTCGTGCAGATCGCGCGACGTTTGCTCGAGACCGGCATCCTCAAGCCCTCTACCCTGGAGCTGGCGAAAAAGTACGACGACCTCCCTCCCTCCGCGATCGAGTGGAAAAAGATCCGGCGCAACGTCAACCGGCTCTCGATGCGCGATCTGACGCAGGCGATCATCCCAGCCATCTACGAATGGGAGGGACGCATCCTCATCGGGGTCGATGACCTCACCTCACTGACTCCGACCCAGCAGGCATTCTGGCTCGCCATCCTCGAACATGCTCAGGTCATCGGGTGCGCGAGCAGCCGCAAGAGCGGACTGAGCAAGCTGTGGTGGAAGATGAAGCACGTCGCGGTTCCCCCGCTCGATTGCCGCGCCGCCACAGATCTGGTACGCGACTACATCGCCCGACATGGCGTGCTAATCGAGTCGCCGGGTCTCTACATCGGTCATGTCGTCAAGCAGGCCAACGGCAATCCGCAGGCGATCATGGACATGCTGGAGAGTTCCGCGCGCGAGAAGCGGCTCGACAAGCGTCAGATCCGCGAGATGCGCCACGCCGCCGGCCTGACCTATGTCGACTTCACCCCAGTGATGTTCATCGCCGGCGCGGCTATCATCGGCACGCGCTATCTGGCCATCGGACTTGGCGACACCGCGCTCTATGTCATGGCGGGTATGGGCGCGGCACTCTTTCTCTCGTTGCGCGTGTTCATGTTCAAGGGATCGAGGGGGAAGACCGGCGGATGAACGCTGGAACCCATGTCGCCTTCGCGTCCGTGCTGTATTTGGGCGGCGCGGCGTTGTTCGAGTACCGGCCGGATCTCACCGGCTGGGCGCTGGC harbors:
- a CDS encoding ATP-binding protein, encoding MMSPRSQLFGRDALLNDLEREIKKGHHVLLTGPIGVGKSALLVAVLQRIEPRESEWYQFDPVASDAEDEPIEPAPLPETPGRHDQVMIYLSEHQGKAQFVQIARRLLETGILKPSTLELAKKYDDLPPSAIEWKKIRRNVNRLSMRDLTQAIIPAIYEWEGRILIGVDDLTSLTPTQQAFWLAILEHAQVIGCASSRKSGLSKLWWKMKHVAVPPLDCRAATDLVRDYIARHGVLIESPGLYIGHVVKQANGNPQAIMDMLESSAREKRLDKRQIREMRHAAGLTYVDFTPVMFIAGAAIIGTRYLAIGLGDTALYVMAGMGAALFLSLRVFMFKGSRGKTGG